One Vigna unguiculata cultivar IT97K-499-35 chromosome 7, ASM411807v1, whole genome shotgun sequence genomic region harbors:
- the LOC114191421 gene encoding uncharacterized protein LOC114191421 — MDVTFVLEDETESCIRVELSENFQEIKERIKISRNIPVDRQTLLFNGQVLQNEALFIDSHISQLSRVQLLVRPKENEYDLPHWIRRASKLDTQGMQEMLSSIPEPQNMSSTMDASVVLTENPDEIEEFVSSMIDEPPEGPVPQFPPPNKVMFTVKSLDMKRKPLRMEMYVNDTVLRLKEVFIRTKRPRRLKVKDMVVVNKVGDELHDHMSMLECGMLNMSHVYVCRRSERGALVAVDLKHGKMLKVMVVPNGGIQEIPIEVNSLSCLGDLRFELEKFHKHVLPESFGYSFTIKNGLLATETYSFDTLGITEGDTVVINPKQLSFPSS; from the coding sequence ATGGATGTGACTTTTGTGTTGGAGGATGAGACAGAATCCTGTATTAGAGTGGAGTTGTCCGAGAACTTCCAAGAAATCAAAGAAAGAATAAAGATATCGAGGAACATTCCCGTTGACCGACAAACTCTACTCTTCAATGGTCAAGTTCTTCAAAACGAAGCCTTGTTCATCGACTCTCACATCTCTCAACTCTCTCGCGTTCAACTCTTGGTTCGGCCCAAAGAAAACGAGTATGATCTGCCACACTGGATTAGGAGAGCGTCCAAACTAGATACACAGGGGATGCAAGAGATGCTCTCGTCGATTCCAGAACCACAAAACATGTCGTCTACTATGGACGCATCGGTGGTGCTCACAGAAAATCCAGACGAGATAGAAGAGTTTGTTTCATCGATGATTGACGAGCCGCCGGAGGGGCCGGTGCCGCAGTTTCCGCCGCCGAATAAAGTGATGTTCACGGTGAAAAGCTTGGATATGAAGCGGAAGCCTCTCCGGATGGAAATGTATGTGAACGACACCGTTCTGCGGCTGAAGGAGGTGTTTATCAGAACGAAGAGGCCTCGAAGGCTAAAGGTGAAGGATATGGTGGTGGTGAATAAAGTAGGTGATGAATTGCATGACCATATGTCTATGCTGGAATGTGGGATGCTTAATATGTCACATGTTTACGTGTGTAGACGATCGGAACGAGGAGCTTTGGTTGCCGTTGATCTCAAACATGGGAAGATGTTGAAGGTGATGGTGGTTCCCAATGGCGGAATTCAGGAGATACCCATTGAGGTTAATTCTCTTAGTTGTTTGGGAGATTTGAGGTTTGAGTTGGAGAAGTTTCACAAACATGTTCTTCCCGAAAGTTTTGGTTACTCTTTTACCATCAAGAACGGTCTTCTGGCGACTGAAACATATTCGTTTGACACGTTAGGGATTACAGAGGGTGACACCGTTGTAATCAACCCTAAACAACTGTCCTTTCCTTCTTCTTAG
- the LOC114190123 gene encoding chaperone protein dnaJ 50, with the protein MGTVGREHSIVEFGSTERKQGTEEKESLNVFGVMDPLPAALRWRATAIPFLVAVLLLSTVSTSRAIYCDEDDCYDLLGVSQSANASEIKKAYYKLSLKHHPDKNPDPESRKLFVKIANAYEILKDEATREQYDYAIAHPEEVFYNTARYYRAYYGHKTDPRAVLVGLLIILSGFQYLNQSTRYNQAVAMVKKTPAYKNKLRALELERSGGITNKKKSQKNTVKKVEQDLSNELDLQITGAERASVWKLLGVRFVLLPYTLGKLLLWSACWFWRYRVKKHSYSWEDASYLTQRSLGIPLDRWRHIDEATREDLVLKRLWEKSNMESYVADMRKESKRRR; encoded by the exons ATGGGAACTGTGGGAAGAGAGCATTCGATTGTGGAGTTTGGGTCAACAGAGAGAAAGCAGggaacagaagaaaaagaaagcctCAACGTTTTCGGCGTCATGGATCCGCTGCCGGCAGCGCTCCGGTGGCGCGCGACCGCCATCCCATTTCTTGTGGCGGTCCTCCTTTTATCCACCGTCTCCACTTCGCGCGCAATCTACTGCGACGAAGATGATTGCTACGATCTGCTTGG GGTTTCTCAGAGTGCCAATGCTTCCGAAATCAAGAAAGCTTACTACAAACTCTCCTTGAAGCA TCATCCAGATAAGAACCCTGATCCCGAATCGCGAAAGCTGTTTGTTAAAATCGCTAATGCTTATGAG ATTTTGAAGGACGAGGCCACGCGCGAACAATATGATTATGCAATTGCACATCCAGAGGAG GTGTTTTATAATACTGCACGCTACTATCGGGCATACTATGGTCACAAGACG GATCCTCGAGCTGTGTTGGTTGGCCTTCTTATTATTCTTTCAGGTTTTCAATATCTAAATCAATCAACAAGGTATAATCAG GCTGTAGCCATGGTCAAGAAGACACCtgcatataaaaataaactaaggGCATTGGAACTTGAACGCAGTGGAGGGATTACAAACAAGAAGAAGAGTCAGAAGAATACGGTCAA GAAAGTGGAGCAAGACCTTAGCAATGAACTCGACCTGCAGATAACAGGAGCTGAAAGGGCCTCTGTGTGGAAACTTCTTGGTGTCCGCTTTGTTCTATTACCTTATACCTTAGGCAAG CTGCTACTGTGGTCTGCCTGCTGGTTTTGGAGATACAGAGTGAAGAAACACTCTTATTCTTGGGAAGATGCTTCTTATCTGACACAAAGATCCCTTGGTATTCCTCTCGATAGATGGAGACATATTG ATGAAGCAACAAGGGAAGATCTTGTGCTCAAACGCTTATGGGAGAAATCGAATATGGAGAGCTATGTAGCAGATATGCGGAAAGAATCGAAACGCAGAAGATAG
- the LOC114191420 gene encoding uncharacterized protein LOC114191420 encodes MDVTFVLEDERTFCIEVSVFDSVLEIKQKVQKYKAIPTSSQTLIFNGQILQNDDVIFHTHISQQSRLKLLVDPEYFANRSVTLPLQCIAEKPASNRGEPEEVVLTISPAPSGTTLPPLCFEDDSASALPPWNPEFKPAPPPLLPTPPATVRLTVKIDEYRARPFILEMDLDDTVLQLKEKIYRMKKTRNLNLNEMSVQIKSGEELRDQLSLRDCGVLNMSVVYVHRKSAEGEAPLKFTIPVVTADCVGSLAAKIVKIAVVPKDGTQKVVIEVNLFNRVEGLRYELEKSHKHVLPENNRYFFTNKKNGHVITESHAFNWYGIKDGDVIEVTPEYVSDESNS; translated from the coding sequence ATGGATGTAACTTTTGTGCTGGAGGATGAGAGAACGTTCTGTATTGAAGTGAGTGTATTTGACTCGGTTCTTGAAATCAAACAAAAAGTGCAGAAGTATAAGGCCATTCCCACTTCTTCCCAAACGCTAATTTTCAACGGTCAAATTCTTCAAAACGACGACGTCATCTTCCACACTCATATCTCTCAGCAGTCTCGTCTGAAACTCCTAGTTGACCCTGAATATTTCGCCAACCGCTCCGTCACGTTGCCGCTGCAGTGCATTGCCGAAAAGCCGGCATCAAATAGAGGCGAGCCAGAAGAGGTGGTGTTAACGATTTCCCCCGCGCCATCGGGGACGACATTACCGCCGTTGTGTTTCGAAGACGATTCAGCGAGTGCGTTGCCACCGTGGAATCCAGAGTTTAAACCGGCTCCGCCTCCGCTTCTGCCAACGCCGCCGGCTACAGTCAGGTTAACAGTGAAAATAGATGAATACAGAGCGAGGCCTTTCATCTTAGAGATGGATCTGGACGACACCGTACTGCAGCTGAAGGAGAAGATTTACAGAATGAAGAAGACTAGAAACCTAAACCTAAACGAGATGTCGGTGCAAATAAAATCGGGTGAGGAATTGCGTGACCAATTGTCGCTGCGAGATTGCGGGGTGCTAAATATGTCAGTTGTTTACGTGCATAGAAAATCAGCAGAAGGAGAAGCACCACTGAAATTTACTATTCCGGTTGTGACCGCTGATTGTGTTGGTAGTTTGGCAGCAAAGATCGTGAAGATTGCGGTGGTTCCGAAGGACGGAACTCAGAAGGTAGTGATCGAGGTGAATTTGTTTAACAGAGTGGAAGGTTTGAGGTACGAGTTGGAGAAATCTCACAAGCATGTTCTTCCCGAAAACAATCGttattttttcactaacaaGAAAAATGGCCATGTGATAACTGAATCGCATGCGTTTAACTGGTACGGGATTAAAGACGGGGACGTCATAGAAGTCACCCCAGAATATGTTTCGGATGAATCCAACTCCTGA
- the LOC114191419 gene encoding uncharacterized protein LOC114191419 → MDFEIDVIFEVCGGIFFSIEVNRFETIRDVKDKIQTIHQIPISQQYFIFKGQLLQDHLYVYTTPILHRSRIHLFILTADAQNLAPPPPPPPPIHGHFFLAQPLQPSTVPKIEYDPLLMPDISSLSQRRMMTTLTASVKMPKSRDRIRIESDRKDTVGKLKEKIAAHEDMQGVPVNRIALQLHSMRQELNDHVALQEYAVVENPEIDVFLKPPLPAGGRGRTQSGKLKVKVLPMLTNERIEIEVFPLDTVSVLRPKLEELQRMLGFRLPEGNAYFFIHKQQDMHEDQSFHWHGVSDGDTIETFDGFVITNS, encoded by the coding sequence ATGGACTTTGAAATAGATGTTATTTTTGAGGTGTGCGGGGGGATCTTCTTCTCCATTGAAGTTAATCGCTTTGAAACAATCCGTGATGTCAAAGACAAGATCCAAACCATCCACCAAATTCCCATTTCCCaacaatatttcattttcaaagGGCAACTTCTCCAAGACCATCTCTACGTCTATACAACTCCGATCCTTCACCGCTCCCGCATTCATCTATTTATTCTTACCGCCGATGCCCAAAATCTTGCGCCGCCGCCGCCACCGCCGCCGCCCATCCATGGCCATTTTTTTCTCGCACAACCGCTGCAACCTTCAACAGTTCCGAAAATCGAATACGATCCGCTTCTGATGCCGGATATCTCATCGTTATCGCAGCGGCGGATGATGACGACATTGACGGCGAGCGTGAAAATGCCAAAGTCCAGAGATCGTATCCGTATAGAATCGGATAGAAAGGACACCGTTGGGAAGCTGAAGGAGAAGATTGCGGCGCACGAAGACATGCAAGGAGTGCCTGTGAATAGGATCGCGCTGCAGCTGCATTCAATGCGCCAGGAATTAAACGACCACGTAGCTCTGCAAGAATATGCGGTTGTAGAAAATCCTGAGATTGATGTGTTCTTGAAGCCGCCTCTTCCGGCGGGCGGCCGCGGCAGAACGCAGTCTGGGAAGCTGAAAGTGAAGGTGTTGCCGATGCTAACAAATGAGAGGATCGAGATAGAGGTGTTTCCTCTGGACACGGTGTCCGTGTTGAGACCGAAGCTGGAGGAGTTGCAGCGGATGCTAGGGTTCCGTCTTCCGGAAGGTAAcgcttattttttcattcacaaACAGCAAGATATGCATGAAGACCAATCATTTCATTGGCACGGGGTTAGTGATGGTGATACCATTGAAACTTTTGATGGATTCGTTATAACAAACTCATGA
- the LOC114191418 gene encoding uncharacterized protein LOC114191418, with the protein MDDDVSLLPPRLRWRRQWKEKKTVDAPAAPSEQTKPVMVESPTEWSTIVLEVKVPASKERVPIEMHVNDTVLKLKEKVLEQKEMFAVAVERVVLQWHEEHVELQDEQLLKEFVDFDELEIDVYLKPPPRPPRPVKLKLLVVPMNSKEKEEMDVRAEDRVSTLREWMETVAHRIMRFRLPALGGYVFIHNERTMDEKRSYRWHDVKEGDTIRIVDANLVKNQNTHRHRT; encoded by the coding sequence ATGGATGACGACGTGTCGCTGTTGCCACCGAGATTGAGGTGGAGAAGACAGTGGAAAGAGAAGAAGACGGTGGATGCGCCGGCGGCACCGTCAGAGCAGACGAAACCTGTGATGGTGGAATCGCCGACGGAGTGGTCGACAATCGTGCTGGAAGTGAAAGTTCCTGCGAGCAAAGAACGTGTTCCGATAGAAATGCACGTCAACGACACCGTTCTGAAGCTGAAGGAGAAGGTTCTTGAACAGAAAGAGATGTTCGCCGTTGCAGTGGAGAGAGTAGTGCTGCAATGGCATGAAGAGCACGTGGAATTGCAGGACGAACAGTTGTTGAAGGAGTTCGTAGATTTCGATGAACTTGAGATCGACGTGTATTTAAAGCCTCCGCCGCGACCGCCGCGGCCGGTGAAGTTGAAGCTGTTGGTGGTGCCGATGAACTcgaaagagaaagaggagaTGGATGTGAGGGCTGAGGATCGCGTGTCGACGTTGAGGGAGTGGATGGAGACAGTGGCGCACCGGATTATGAGGTTTCGTCTTCCCGCTCTCGGTGGTTATGTTTTCATTCACAATGAAAGAACGATGGACGAGAAAAGGTCGTATCGATGGCACGATGTTAAGGAAGGTGACACCATTCGAATCGTGGATGCGAACTTGGTGAAAAATCAGAACACCCACCGCCACCGTACTTGA